The following are from one region of the Haloactinomyces albus genome:
- a CDS encoding Fpg/Nei family DNA glycosylase yields MPEGHTLHRLARLHHRRYAGTEVRVRSPQGRFAADASLVDGSVLERVEAHGKHLLHSFGPDRVVHVHLGLYGKFTEAPVPMEEPRGKVRMRLVGSTYGTDLRGPIACQLLTGAEVAALRSRLGPDPLREDADPERAWERLARSRTSIAALLMDQKVLAGVGNVYRAEVLFRHGIPPHTPGRELGRERWQLVWSDLVELMAGGVRSGRIDTVRPEHEPEVMGRAPRQDRHGGEVYVYRRAGQPCLVCATPVLTADLSGRNLYWCPSCQQ; encoded by the coding sequence ATGCCCGAGGGACACACCCTGCACCGGCTCGCCCGGCTGCATCACCGGAGATATGCGGGCACCGAAGTCCGGGTGCGCAGCCCGCAGGGGCGCTTCGCCGCTGACGCGTCGCTGGTGGACGGCTCCGTTCTCGAACGGGTCGAAGCCCACGGCAAGCATCTGCTGCACAGTTTCGGCCCCGACCGTGTCGTGCATGTCCATCTCGGGCTGTACGGGAAGTTCACCGAGGCCCCGGTGCCGATGGAGGAGCCACGCGGCAAGGTGCGGATGCGACTCGTCGGTTCGACGTACGGGACGGACCTGCGCGGACCGATCGCCTGCCAGTTGCTCACCGGTGCTGAGGTCGCGGCGCTGCGTTCGCGCCTGGGGCCCGATCCGCTGCGGGAAGATGCCGACCCCGAACGGGCCTGGGAGCGCCTTGCGCGTTCACGGACGAGTATCGCCGCACTGCTGATGGACCAGAAGGTGCTCGCGGGGGTCGGCAATGTGTACCGGGCCGAGGTGCTGTTCCGGCACGGCATCCCACCGCACACGCCCGGACGTGAGTTGGGGCGGGAACGCTGGCAGCTCGTCTGGAGCGATCTCGTCGAGTTGATGGCCGGAGGAGTGCGCAGCGGGCGTATCGACACGGTGCGGCCGGAACACGAGCCGGAGGTGATGGGACGGGCGCCCCGGCAGGACCGGCACGGCGGTGAAGTCTACGTCTACCGTCGTGCCGGGCAGCCGTGTCTGGTGTGCGCCACTCCCGTGCTGACGGCCGACCTGAGCGGACGCAACCTCTACTGGTGCCCCTCCTGCCAGCAGTAG
- a CDS encoding ribose-5-phosphate isomerase, with the protein MRVYLGSDHAGFELKNHFVKRLTDLGHEVTDVGPSVYDAEDDYPPFCIEAARRVVADEGSLGLVIGGSGNGEQIAANKVPGARAALAWNVETAKLSRQHNNALLVSIGARMHTVEEAEEIVDVFLGTGFEGGRHQRRIDMLADYERTGTPPALPDA; encoded by the coding sequence GTGCGCGTCTACCTAGGCTCCGATCATGCCGGATTCGAACTCAAGAACCACTTCGTCAAGCGGTTGACCGATCTCGGTCACGAGGTCACCGACGTCGGCCCCAGTGTCTACGACGCCGAGGACGACTATCCGCCGTTCTGCATCGAGGCCGCTCGGCGTGTCGTCGCGGACGAGGGCAGTCTCGGCCTGGTCATCGGCGGCTCCGGCAACGGCGAGCAGATCGCAGCGAACAAGGTGCCCGGTGCTCGGGCGGCGCTCGCCTGGAACGTGGAGACCGCGAAGCTGTCCCGGCAGCACAACAATGCACTGCTGGTGAGCATCGGTGCGCGGATGCACACCGTCGAAGAGGCCGAGGAGATCGTCGATGTGTTCCTCGGTACCGGCTTCGAGGGCGGAAGGCACCAGCGCAGGATCGACATGCTTGCCGACTACGAGAGGACCGGCACGCCCCCGGCATTGCCCGATGCCTGA
- a CDS encoding MBL fold metallo-hydrolase, which produces MGHWIELADGVLVRRYAELDLSVGLVVGSEQALVIDTRGDTVQGAELAEAARRVTSLPWQVAITHAHFDHCFGTAAFLPAPVWAHERYAAHLRRTTESQRAEWVTHYLAEGRRETAEALGASEPVVADREVRDEVELDLGGRLVRLRHPGRGHTDHDLVVHVPDAAVVFAGDLIEQGAPPAFEDSLPLEWPSTVEEVLRLRPRTVVPGHGDPVGRDFTARQRDELALIADLCRAVTSGSRTESEALHRSPYPAETTREALARADG; this is translated from the coding sequence ATGGGGCACTGGATCGAGCTCGCCGACGGTGTGCTGGTGCGGCGGTATGCGGAGCTGGATCTCTCGGTCGGTCTCGTCGTCGGTAGTGAGCAAGCCCTCGTGATCGACACGCGCGGTGACACCGTGCAGGGTGCGGAGCTCGCCGAGGCCGCCCGGCGAGTGACCTCGCTGCCGTGGCAGGTGGCGATCACGCATGCCCACTTCGATCACTGCTTCGGCACGGCGGCGTTCCTGCCCGCGCCCGTCTGGGCACACGAGCGGTACGCGGCACATCTGCGACGAACCACCGAGAGCCAACGTGCCGAGTGGGTCACGCACTACCTCGCGGAGGGTCGGCGCGAAACCGCCGAGGCTCTCGGAGCGAGTGAGCCCGTCGTTGCCGATCGGGAAGTGCGTGACGAGGTCGAACTCGACCTGGGTGGCCGGCTCGTGCGGTTGAGGCATCCGGGTCGCGGGCACACCGACCACGACCTGGTGGTGCACGTACCGGATGCGGCGGTGGTCTTCGCCGGTGACCTGATCGAGCAAGGTGCGCCGCCCGCCTTCGAGGACTCTCTGCCGCTCGAATGGCCTTCCACCGTGGAGGAGGTGCTGCGGCTGCGACCGCGGACGGTCGTGCCGGGGCACGGTGACCCGGTGGGTCGCGACTTCACAGCCCGCCAACGGGACGAGCTCGCCCTGATCGCCGATCTCTGCCGCGCTGTCACCTCCGGATCACGCACCGAGAGCGAAGCACTGCACCGCTCTCCGTACCCCGCCGAAACCACCCGGGAAGCGCTCGCGCGGGCCGACGGCTGA
- a CDS encoding aldehyde dehydrogenase family protein: MPTPAPPRTEHVIGGDYVEGSGERIEVVNPATEQVIASVPAGIRSDVDAAVGAAREAFDGWAATSVAERSAVVRRISEGIAARKERIAATITAEMGAPITFATQVQASVPVATSAGIADLLDAGYEWTEETGNSLIVREPIGVVAAITPWNYPLHQVVAKVAPALAAGCTVVLKPSEVAPLTASIFAEIVAEAGVPTGVFNLVHGTGPVVGEALAEHHDVDMVSLTGSTRAGRRVSAVASETIKRVALELGGKSANVVLDDADLTKAVKLGVAGCLPNGGQSCNALTRMLVPESRYDEALELAVSAVGKYPVGDPTDESTRVGPMVNGAQRDRVMDYIRKGVAEGATVVTGGPEAPEELDSGYYVRPTVFGGVKPDMTIAREEIFGPVLSIMSYGDEEEAVRIANDSEYGLAGAVFGSEERAMSVARRLRTGQVAVNGGAFNPAAPFGGYKQSGNGREFGRFGLEEFLEVKSIQR; the protein is encoded by the coding sequence AATCCGGCTACCGAGCAGGTGATCGCCTCGGTACCCGCCGGAATACGCTCCGATGTGGATGCTGCGGTGGGGGCGGCCCGGGAGGCGTTCGACGGTTGGGCCGCCACGTCGGTGGCCGAGCGTTCGGCTGTCGTGCGGCGGATCTCCGAGGGCATCGCCGCGCGCAAGGAGCGGATCGCGGCCACGATCACCGCCGAGATGGGCGCTCCGATCACTTTCGCCACGCAGGTGCAGGCGAGTGTTCCGGTGGCCACCTCCGCCGGGATCGCCGATCTGCTCGATGCGGGTTACGAGTGGACCGAGGAGACGGGCAACTCGCTGATCGTGCGCGAGCCGATCGGTGTGGTCGCCGCGATCACGCCGTGGAACTATCCCCTGCACCAGGTCGTGGCCAAGGTGGCGCCTGCCCTGGCCGCAGGATGCACCGTCGTGCTCAAGCCGAGCGAGGTCGCACCCCTGACGGCGTCGATCTTCGCCGAAATCGTCGCCGAAGCCGGGGTGCCGACGGGCGTGTTCAATCTCGTGCACGGGACGGGGCCCGTGGTGGGCGAGGCCCTGGCCGAGCACCACGATGTCGACATGGTCTCGCTCACGGGATCGACCCGAGCCGGTCGACGGGTCTCGGCCGTCGCCTCGGAGACCATCAAACGGGTGGCCCTGGAGCTGGGTGGCAAGTCGGCCAACGTGGTGCTCGACGATGCCGATCTGACCAAGGCCGTGAAGCTCGGTGTGGCCGGCTGCCTGCCCAACGGTGGCCAGAGCTGCAATGCGCTGACCCGGATGCTGGTGCCGGAGTCGCGCTACGACGAGGCCCTGGAGCTCGCGGTCTCCGCGGTCGGCAAGTACCCGGTCGGCGATCCGACCGACGAGAGCACGCGCGTCGGGCCGATGGTCAACGGTGCACAGCGTGATCGAGTCATGGACTACATCCGCAAGGGCGTCGCCGAAGGTGCGACGGTGGTCACCGGTGGGCCGGAGGCCCCCGAGGAGCTGGACAGCGGCTATTACGTGCGGCCCACCGTGTTCGGTGGTGTCAAGCCGGACATGACCATCGCACGTGAGGAGATCTTCGGGCCGGTGCTGTCGATCATGTCCTACGGCGACGAGGAGGAGGCGGTGCGCATCGCCAATGATTCCGAGTACGGCCTGGCGGGTGCGGTCTTCGGCTCCGAGGAGCGGGCGATGTCGGTCGCCCGGCGGCTGCGTACGGGTCAGGTCGCGGTCAACGGCGGAGCGTTCAACCCGGCCGCGCCGTTCGGCGGCTACAAGCAGTCCGGCAACGGACGCGAGTTCGGCCGGTTCGGTCTGGAGGAATTCCTCGAGGTCAAGTCCATCCAGCGCTGA